From a region of the Lentilactobacillus curieae genome:
- the rplB gene encoding 50S ribosomal protein L2 → MAIKTYKPTSNGRRNMTSLDYSDITKSKPEKSLLEPKSKTAGRNNYGHMTVRHRGGGNKNQYRVIDFKRNKDDITATVKAIEYDPNRTANIALVVYEDGVKSYILAPKGLKVGDKIESGANADIKTGNTLPLVNIPVGSVIHNIELKPGKGGQLVRSAGTSAQLLGRDGKYALVRLSSGEVRMILSVNRATIGAVGNEEHELVNVGKAGRTRYKGQRPHVRGSVMNPNDHPHGGGEGKAPVGLPSPLSPWGKKTVGKKTRSKKARSDKFIVRRRKGSKM, encoded by the coding sequence TTGGCTATTAAGACATACAAGCCAACCAGCAATGGTAGACGTAACATGACTAGCCTTGACTACAGTGATATCACTAAGTCAAAGCCTGAAAAGTCATTGCTTGAACCAAAGAGCAAGACTGCTGGCCGTAACAACTACGGTCATATGACTGTTCGTCACCGTGGTGGTGGTAACAAGAATCAATACCGTGTTATTGATTTCAAACGTAACAAAGATGACATTACAGCTACTGTTAAAGCCATCGAATATGATCCTAACAGAACTGCAAACATTGCTCTTGTTGTATATGAAGATGGTGTTAAGTCATACATCCTCGCACCTAAGGGCTTAAAAGTTGGGGATAAAATTGAATCTGGTGCAAATGCAGATATTAAGACTGGTAACACTTTGCCATTGGTAAACATTCCAGTTGGTTCAGTTATCCACAATATCGAATTGAAGCCAGGTAAGGGTGGACAACTTGTTCGTTCTGCTGGTACTTCAGCTCAATTACTTGGCCGTGACGGTAAGTACGCACTTGTTAGATTATCATCTGGTGAAGTTCGTATGATTCTTTCTGTTAACCGCGCTACTATCGGTGCCGTAGGTAACGAAGAACATGAACTTGTTAATGTTGGTAAAGCTGGTCGTACTCGTTACAAGGGTCAACGTCCACACGTTCGTGGATCTGTAATGAACCCTAACGATCACCCACATGGTGGTGGTGAAGGTAAAGCTCCAGTTGGTCTTCCATCACCATTATCACCATGGGGTAAGAAGACAGTTGGTAAGAAGACTCGTTCTAAGAAGGCACGTTCAGATAAGTTTATCGTTCGTCGTCGTAAAGGATCGAAGATGTAA
- the rplD gene encoding 50S ribosomal protein L4 yields the protein MTDVALYKQDGSKSGNVSLNDSIFGIEPNENVVFDTILMQRASMRQGTHAVKNRSAVRGGGKKPWRQKGTGRARQGSIRSPQWRGGGIVFGPAPRSYAYHLPRKVTRLALKSVLSTKVADDKFLVVDALAYDAPKTKDFSAMLDKLEVSTKTLVVLEDDNEKAMLSARNLENVKVVLAKGINVLDVANSDKVVITKAALSQVEEVLA from the coding sequence ATGACTGATGTAGCATTATATAAACAAGATGGAAGTAAAAGCGGTAACGTATCATTAAACGACTCAATCTTTGGTATTGAACCAAACGAAAACGTTGTTTTTGACACAATCTTAATGCAACGTGCTTCAATGCGCCAAGGAACACACGCTGTTAAGAACCGTTCAGCTGTTCGCGGTGGTGGTAAGAAACCATGGCGTCAAAAGGGTACTGGTAGAGCTCGTCAAGGATCAATTCGTTCACCACAATGGCGTGGCGGTGGAATTGTCTTCGGACCTGCTCCACGTTCATACGCATACCATTTACCACGTAAAGTTACTCGTTTAGCATTGAAGTCTGTTCTATCTACTAAGGTAGCAGATGACAAGTTCTTAGTTGTTGATGCACTTGCATATGACGCACCAAAGACTAAAGACTTCTCAGCAATGTTAGACAAGTTGGAAGTTTCAACTAAGACATTGGTAGTTTTGGAAGACGACAACGAAAAAGCAATGTTATCTGCACGTAACCTTGAAAACGTTAAGGTTGTCCTTGCAAAAGGAATTAACGTACTCGATGTTGCCAACAGTGACAAAGTCGTTATTACAAAAGCTGCCCTTTCTCAAGTAGAGGAGGTGCTCGCATAA
- the rplW gene encoding 50S ribosomal protein L23, translated as MESRDIILRPVITEESTSKMDDKSYTFDVDLRATKTQVKKAIEDIFDVKVTRVNIMNVKGKQKRQGRYVGFTKKRRKAIVTLSEDSKEIQLFGEE; from the coding sequence ATGGAATCACGCGATATCATTTTACGCCCAGTTATTACTGAAGAATCAACCAGCAAGATGGACGATAAGAGCTACACTTTCGACGTAGATCTACGAGCAACTAAAACCCAAGTGAAAAAAGCTATCGAAGACATTTTTGATGTTAAAGTAACACGAGTAAACATCATGAACGTTAAGGGTAAGCAAAAACGCCAAGGTAGATATGTTGGCTTTACTAAGAAACGTCGTAAGGCAATCGTTACATTGTCTGAAGATTCAAAAGAAATTCAATTATTCGGCGAAGAATAA